One region of Danio aesculapii chromosome 7, fDanAes4.1, whole genome shotgun sequence genomic DNA includes:
- the vgf gene encoding neurosecretory protein VGF, with the protein MTWCQHTSNIPIIFLFMLFSLTVEPAAFSPVTTDRNTVSENYAAASSAQQQAQYTQPAEEQGTPHDESEDDDELFKDVDPRTLAAVLLGALNQPQKEKMSEREDEGTEVEKERDLQGADRDRDGHKELELVMAAAQGNDEKEREEEEKKRAEEEERMTEKVTSRTTSQTVPIKEQVAPQEEATQEDVIKEEERQEPVGGKAEEEEEQLSPEEVKNLETMLEEFQSYSTATKRERDTRQRESRGEYFDYLDRNGLMNNEIKPKAKGNDLALSKKKLKWQLEQEKNRVQPLQRGGNFMDDFSNNLADPEEEDEEDQEDEEQLSPEEEETRAKAEQEEVRRQAAEAQRAKAEEEKLADIASDMLLKYIVKQDKKKYQDNNGAEDKRSDEDTNDDDEDIDPQTIDKLIEISSKLHLPADDVVDIINDVEKKKKKDAPENLPWQHPLVPPPAPAAPSTVLRKPPPSKPTQPNTNPLKAWFKDRASVKPSKQDMWSRQQWPFRTYPSYNSYQKPYRGYYPIYIPPPKPKSRYYSKPSFSLNDVLGNSLDYDFDYSPRRKSRPWAQPRQRVQPAFQRNLYFPHPRTFKAVPMPKPRSPPRRWPSFYYPARAPVVTREDDYYSPLRQPPQDSEEELENFIERVFMKHPQMFQ; encoded by the coding sequence ATGACCTGGTGCCAACACACTTCAAATATCCCCATCATTTTCCTGTTCATGTTATTCAGTCTCACAGTAGAGCCTGCAGCCTTCAGTCCAGTGACAACAGACAGAAACACAGTAAGTGAAAACTATGCAGCTGCCTCCTCTGCTCAGCAACAGGCTCAATATACTCAACCAGCCGAGGAGCAGGGCACGCCACATGATGAaagtgaagatgatgatgagCTTTTTAAAGATGTGGATCCTAGAACCCTAGCAGCAGTTCTTCTCGGGGCACTAAACCAGCCCCAGAAAGAAAAGATGAGTGAACGAGAAGATGAGGGAACTGAAGTGGAAAAGGAGAGGGATCTTCAGGGTGCAGACAGAGACAGAGATGGTCACAAAGAACTGGAACTGGTCATGGCAGCAGCGCAAGGAAATGATGAGAAGGAAAGAGAGGAAGAGGAGAAAAAAAGGGCTGAAGAGGAGGAAAGGATGACGGAGAAAGTGACAAGCCGCACCACCAGCCAGACGGTACCCATTAAGGAGCAGGTGGCTCCGCAGGAGGAGGCCACACAAGAGGACGTGATCAAGGAGGAAGAGAGGCAGGAGCCGGTGGGAGGAAAagcagaggaggaggaagagcagCTGAGTCCCGAGGAGGTGAAGAACCTGGAGACTATGCTGGAGGAGTTTCAGAGCTACAGCACAGCCACTAAGAGGGAGCGGGACACTAGACAGAGGGAGAGCCGCGGGGAGTATTTCGATTACCTGGACCGCAATGGCCTCATGAACAATGAGATCAAGCCTAAAGCTAAAGGCAATGACCTAGCCTTGTCCAAGAAGAAGTTAAAGTGGCAGCTCGAACAAGAGAAAAACAGAGTTCAGCCCTTACAAAGAGGAGGCAACTTCATGGATGACTTTAGCAATAACCTTGCTGATCCAGAGGAAGAGGATGAGGAAGATCAGGAGGATGAAGAACAGCTAAGCCCTGAAGAAGAAGAAACACGGGCCAAAGCTGAGCAAGAGGAGGTACGCAGACAAGCAGCAGAGGCTCAAAGAGCCAAAGCAGAGGAGGAGAAGCTTGCAGATATTGCATCTGACATGCTCCTGAAGTACATCGTAAAACAAGACAAGAAAAAGTACCAAGACAACAATGGTGCTGAAGATAAGCGCTCTGATGAGGAcactaatgatgatgatgaagacatTGACCCACAGACTATTGATAAGTTGATTGAGATCTCCAGTAAACTGCATCTTCCAGCAGACGATGTGGTGGACATCATTAACGAtgtggagaagaagaagaaaaaagatgcTCCTGAAAATCTGCCATGGCAACATCCTCTTGTGCCACCTCCAGCCCCCGCTGCACCTTCAACAGTGTTACGTAAACCTCCTCCCTCGAAGCCTACTCAACCAAACACCAACCCATTGAAAGCCTGGTTTAAAGACAGGGCCTCGGTCAAGCCCAGCAAGCAAGACATGTGGTCGAGGCAGCAGTGGCCCTTTCGTACCTACCCTTCCTACAACTCCTATCAAAAACCCTACCGAGGCTACTACCCCATCTACATCCCACCTCCAAAACCAAAATCGCGCTACTATTCCAAGCCCTCTTTCTCACTCAATGATGTTCTGGGAAACTCACTGGACTATGACTTTGATTACTCCCCCAGACGGAAGTCCCGTCCTTGGGCGCAGCCTCGCCAAAGAGTCCAACCTGCCTTCCAGAGGAACCTCTACTTCCCTCACCCTCGGACTTTCAAAGCTGTACCCATGCCTAAACCCCGGTCACCTCCACGTCGTTGGCCGTCCTTTTATTACCCAGCCCGAGCTCCTGTAGTCACCAGGGAGGATGATTACTACAGTCCTCTGAGGCAGCCTCCACAGGACAGTGAAGAGGAGCTGGAGAACTTCATCGAGAGGGTCTTCATGAAACATCCCCAGATGTTTCAGTAA